One Oreochromis niloticus isolate F11D_XX linkage group LG16, O_niloticus_UMD_NMBU, whole genome shotgun sequence genomic window carries:
- the pikfyve gene encoding 1-phosphatidylinositol 3-phosphate 5-kinase isoform X7, which translates to MATDDKSSSSSSTDWSVEPAGISPTSPSHLTHFKPLTPEQDEPPLRSAYSSFVNLFRFNNKDEGRPPSTASEKPDIPAPSPQSERRSWSTSPSHSRTHRKQHPDHYRRTSTASVDWPEGSGKSVASLSNHDPRTAVQLRTALKRLKEIMEGRSQDSDLKQYWMPDSQCKECYDCNEKFTTFRRRHHCRLCGQIFCSRCCNQEIPGKFMGYTGDLRACTYCRKLALNYTHSADSGSIGEDLSALSDSPSSVCVLEPSEPRTPLGGRKSSRNIFLEEDLTWQRKTPIGMRKTMIHQEPQNSGLTSRLTTLQEDIGKSPVRKRSASLTTMTLDRSVSSMVPSYDSSVSPPTSRSMSGTKSGTKLDHSEEERKILLDSSQLKDLWKKICHNSTGMEFQDHRYWLRTYPNCIVGKELVNWLLRNGTISTRAQAIAIGQALVDGRWIDCVTHHDQLFRDEYALYRPLQSTEFSETPSPDSDSVNSLEGHSEPSWFKDIKFDDSDTEQLADETEYAMPNSASPSKRTSVSSSHSVVDSDSAASINLNMEQNNVNFHVKKQSKYPHVPPAAEQKEFLLSEDGVQNIVITDAFIKESLFNRRVEEKAKEMLFTPLGWHHSSLDQLREENGEKKAMERLLSANHSHMMALLQQLLYSESLSLSWRDIIVPVVRQVVQTVRPDVRNCDDDMDIRQLVHIKKIPGGKKFDSMVVNGFVCTKNIAHKKMNPYIKNPRILMLKCSIEYLYREETKFTSIDPIVLQEREFLKNYVQRIVDVRPNLVLVEKTVSRIAQDMLLEHGITLVINVKPQVLDRVSRMTQGDLVMSMDQLLTKPRLGTCHKFYMQPFILANSEVKTLMFFEGCPPHLGCSIKLRGASEYELARVKEIIMLMVCVAYHSQLEISFLMDEFAMPPSLAQSTSFPCLLEGAAASEEEADGERPGSESNEESPGKTAGSEDSASAAQTEDEGLPLDSSSKNGEVEGLQDKLNPKSPTPSVQKDEAPAETRTSSPFSSPPAPPLSVSPPFLMEEDQEMTGSDTLIAASDGDMGGEGTLVKQESLGLEDGEGSETPTPKLFRDPLQDDTGMFVAEQVASSDDRLKSISAVFKQELKDVILCISPFITFKEPFLLTPAGMHCPSRDYFPEQVYLSPLLNKDLKELDVRRKRQLLKDSAPSSLVGGQTNGVVQPRPIEFLPCHNLTSTRIVEQLSNSQNLAEMLADYRAKGGRIRQRETSDPFNSATAAASSQSRGADIPGKPSVKSEGEEERPSKQSEMNWAPKVSNLDCLNPINHQRLCVLFSSSSIQSNNAPNPCVSPWIVTMEFYGKNDLSLGVFLERYCFRPSYQCPSMFCETPMVHHIRRFVHGNGCVQIVLKELDSPVPGYQHTILNYSWCRICKQVTPVVPLSNDSWCMSFAKYLELRFYGHQYSRRANAEPCGHSIHKDYHQYFSYNQMVASFSYTPIKLLEICLPRPKIFIRNLGPSKANLQQDLKDFTQKVTQVYLAIDDRLTSLKTETFSKTREEKMEDLFAQKDMEEAELRSWIEKLQVRLQVCGSDSPQQLQAVLESLVVKKQSLCEMLQSWNSRLQDLFQQEKGKKRLSVPPSPGRHRPNTTDDSKSAVESSPRNPSPVVQNGEKEDRHLSTLSSSTVSSLLPSPGDPGAEPVTPVPSFIEQDSVSMSEDVFDGHLLGSTDSQVKEKSTMKAILANFLPGNSYNPIPFPFDPDKHYLMYEHERVPIAVCEREPSSIIAFALSCKEYKTALDDLSKVSNTGGDETSQPSSGGESRVKSSPARPTETMSSQQSRSSTDTDSLKEADSADKQKKQALNPHVELQFSDANAKFYCRIYYAKEFHKMREEIMESSEDDFVRSLSHCVNWQARGGKSGAVFYATEDDRFILKQMPRLEVQSFLDFAPHYFTYITGAVQQKRPTALAKILGVYRIGYKNSQNNTEKKLDLLVMENLFYGRKMAQVFDLKGSLRNRNVKTELGKESCEVVLLDENLLKLIHDNPLYIRSHCKSILRAAIHSDAYFLSSHLIIDYSLLVGRDDATEQLVVGIIDYIRTFTWDKRLEMVVKSTGILGGQGKMPTVVSPELYRARFCEAMDKYFLMVPDHWTGLGTNC; encoded by the exons ATGGCTACAGATGACAAGTCCTCGTCCTCATCCTCAACGGACTGGAGCGTGGAGCCAGCTGGCATCTCGCCCACCAGCCCCTCCCACCTGACTCACTTCAAGCCACTGACTCCAGAGCAGGATGAACCTCCCCTCCGCTCTGCATACAGCTCCTTTGTCAACCTGTTTCGGTTTAACAACAAAG ATGAGGGACGCCCTCCTTCGACAGCCTCAGAGAAGCCAGACATTCCAGCCCCTTCTCCTCAATCGGAGAGGAGAAGCTGGTCCACCAGTCCCTCCCACTCGAGGACGCATCGAAAGCAGCATCCCGACCACTACAGACGCACCTCGACAGCCTCGG TGGATTGGCCAG AGGGAAGCGGGAAATCTGTTGCATCTCTAAGTAATCATGACCCGCGTACTGCTGTGCAACTTCGCACTGCACTGAAGAGGCTGAAGGAGATCATGGAGGGAAGGAGCCAG GACAGCGATCTGAAGCAGTACTGGATGCCAGATAGCCAGTGTAAGGAGTGCTATGACTGCAACGAGAAGTTTACCACCTTCCGCCGCAGACATCACTGCAGGCTGTGTGGGCAGATCTTCTGCAGCCGCTGCTGCAACCAGGAAATTCCCGGAAAGTTCATGGGCTACACAG GAGACCTGCGGGCGTGTACATACTGTCGTAAATTAGCATTAAACTACACTCACTCAGCTGACTCGGGCTCCATCGGCGAGGATCTGAGCGCCTTGTCTGACTCtccctcctctgtgtgtgtgctggagcCCAGTGAACCACGGACGCCGTTGGGTGGCCGCAAGTCCAGCAGGAACATCTTCCTCGAGGAGGACCTGACTTGGCAGAG AAAAACTCCTATTGGGATGAGAAAGAC TATGATTCACCAGGAGCCTCAGAACAGCGGCCTCACTTCAAGGCTGACCACACTGCAGGAAGACATAGGAAAATCACCCGTGAGGAAGAG ATCTGCCAGTTTGACCACCATGACGCTGGATCGCTCTGTATCCTCTATGGTGCCTTCCTACGACAGCTCAGTCAGCCCGCCAACCAGTCGATCCATGTCAGGGACCAAGAGCGGCACCAAGCTGGACCACAGTGAGGAGGAGCGAAAGATCCTGCTG GATTCCTCTCAGCTGAAGGATCTGTGGAAGAAAATCTGCCACAATAGCACAGGGATGGAGTTTCAGGACCACAGATACTGGCTCAGGACTTACCCAAACTGCATTGTGGGAAAGGAGCTTGTCAACTGGCTACTGAGAAATGGAACCATCTCCACCAG GGCACAGGCTATTGCAATAGGCCAGGCGTTAGTGGACGGTCGCTGGATCGACTGCGTCACACACCACGACCAGCTGTTCAGGGATGAGTATGCGCTCTACCGACCTCTTCAG AGCACAGAGTTCTCAGAAACCCCATCTCCAGACAGCGATAGTGTCAACTCCCTGGAGGGACATTCAGAGCCATCTTGGTTCAAAGACATCAAGTTTGATGACAGCGACACAGAGCAGCTTGCAGATGAGACCGAGTACGCCATGCCCA ACTCTGCCAGCCCCAGCAAGAGGACGTCAGTTAGCAGTTCCCATTCTGTGGTGGATAGTGACTCAGCCGCCTCTATAAACCTTAACATGGAGCAAAACAATGTCAACTTTCATGTTAAGAAGCAGTCCAAATATCCACACGTGCCTCCTGCTGCTGAGCAGAAAG aatTTCTTTTGTCCGAGGATGGAGTGCAGAACATTGTCATAACTGATGCATTCATCAAAG AGTCTCTGTTCAACCGTCGTGTGGAGGAAAAGGCTAAAGAGATGCTGTTCACCCCGCTGGGTTGGCACCACAGCTCTTTGGATCAGCTCAGAGAGGAGAACGGGGAGAAGAAGGCCATGGAGAGGCTGCT TTCAGCCAACCACAGCCACATGATGGcgctgctgcagcagctgctctaTAGCGAGTCGCTATCTCTGTCCTGGCGGGATATCATCGTACCCGTGGTCCGGCAGGTCGTGCAGACGGTACGGCCCGACGTTCGCAACTGCGATGACGACATGGACATCCGGCAGCTGGTCCACATCAAGAAG ATTCCTGGAGGCAAGAAGTTTGACTCAATGGTCGTAAATGGCTTTGTGTGCACAAAAAACATCGCCCACAAGAAG ATGAACCCCTACATCAAGAACCCCAGAATCCTGATGCTCAAGTGTTCCATAGAGTACCTGTACAGAGAGGAGACCAAGTTTACCTCCATTGACCCCATCGTCCTACAA GAGCGAGAGTTTTTGAAGAACTATGTGCAGCGCATCGTGGACGTCCGTCCAAACCTGGTGTTGGTGGAGAAGACGGTTTCTCGTATTGCTCAAGACATGCTGTTAGAGCATGGCATCACACTGGTCATCAACGTCAAACCG CAAGTTTTGGACAGAGTGAGTCGTATGACTCAGGGAGACCTGGTAATGTCCATGGACCAGCTCCTCACCAAACCTCGTCTGGGGACCTGCCACAAGTTCTACATGCAGCCCTTTATACTGGCAAACA GTGAGGTGAAGACATTGATGTTCTTTGAGGGCTGCCCTCCTCATCTTGGATGCTCCATAAAACTGCGTGGGGCTTCAGAGTACGAGCTGGCCAGGGTGAAGGAGATCATCATGCTGATGGTATGCGTGGCCTACCACTCCCAGCTGGAGATCTCGTTCCTCATGGATGAGTTCGCCATGCCGCCCAGCTTGGCTCAAAGCACCTCGTTCCCCTGTCTGCTGGAAGGCGCCGCTGCTTCAGAGGAAGAGGCAGATGGAGAGAGGCCAGGGAGCGAGAGCAATGAAGAGAGCCCAGGGAAAACTGCAGGAAGTGAAGATTCTGCATCTGCAGCACAGACCGAGGACGAAGGGCTTCCCTTAGACTCTTCATCTAAAAATGGAGAAGTAGAAGGTCTCCAAGACAAACTGAACCCAAAGTCACCTACTCCATCTGTCCAAAAGGACGAGGCACCTGCAGAGACGAGGACCTCCTCTCCATTTTCCAGCCCCCCTGCACCGCCCTTGTCTGTGTCCCCTCCATTCCTCATGGAAGAAGACCAAGAGATGACAGGCTCCGACACGCTGATCGCAGCATCTGATGGGGATATGGGGGGAGAGGGAACGCTGGTCAAGCAGGAGTCATTAGGTTTAGAGGATGGTGAAGGATCAGAGACACCGACTCCCAAGTTGTTCAGAGACCCCCTGCAGGATGACACAGGGATGTTTGTTGCAGAGCAGGTGGCTTCATCTGATGACCGCCTGAAGTCCATCTCTGCAGTGTTCAAGCAGGAGCTCAAGGACGTCATCCTGTGCATTTCTCCCTTCATCACATTTAAAGAACCATTCCTTCTCACACCAGCTGGCATGCACTGCCCCAGCAGGGACTACTTTCCTGAGCAG GTCTACCTTTCTCCTCTCCTCAACAAGGACCTGAAGGAACTGGACGTGCGCAGAAAACGGCAGCTCCTTAAAGACTCAGCCCCCTCCTCCCTGGTTGGAGGACAGACCAACGGTGTTGTGCAGCCGAGGCCCATTGAGTTCCTGCCTTGCCACAATCTGACCAGCACCCGCATTGTAGAGCAGCTGAGCAATAGTCAGAATTTGGCCGAGATGTTGGCGGACTACAGAGCAAAGGGGGGTCGCATCCGGCAGAGAGAAACCAGTGACCCCTTCAACTCTGCCACAGCTGCTGCCAGTAGCCAGAGCCGGGGGGCTGATATACCAGGCAAACCATCAGTGAAGAGCgaaggagaagaggagaggCCGAGCAAACAGAGCGAGATGAACTGGGCCCCCAAGGTGAGCAAC CTGGACTGCCTGAATCCCATCAACCATCAGAGGTTGTGTGTGCTTTTCAGTAGTTCATCTATTCAGTCCAACAATGCACCCAACCCCTGTGTCAGCCCATG GATTGTCACGATGGAGTTTTATGGCAAGAACGACCTCTCTCTGGGTGTTTTCCTGGAACGATATTGTTTCAG GCCATCCTACCAGTGCCCCAGCATGTTCTGTGAGACTCCCATGGTGCATCACATCCGTCGGTTTGTGCACGGCAACGGCTGCGTGCAGATTGTGTTGAAGGAGCTGGACTCCCCTGTGCCTGGTTATCAGCACACAATTCTCAACTACTCCTGGTGCCGAATCTGCAAGCAG GTGACACCAGTGGTTCCTCTCTCCAATGACTCGTGGTGTATGTCTTTTGCCAAATACCTGGAGCTTCGGTTCTATGGTCACCAGTACTCCAGACGGGCTAATGCAGAGCCCTGCGGGCACTCCATCCACAAAGACTACCACCAGTACTTCTCATATAACCAGATGGTGGCTTCCTTCAG CTACACGCCTATAAAGTTGTTGGAGATTTGTCTTCCTCGGCCCAAGATCTTCATCAGGAACCTGGGACCATCCAAAGCCAACCTGCAGCAGGACCTGAAGGACTTCACTCAGAA AGTGACACAGGTGTACTTGGCCATCGATGACCGCCTCACATCCCTGAAAACTGAAACCTTCAGTAAGACACGTGAAGAAAAGATGGAGGACCTTTTCGCTCAGAAAGAT ATGGAAGAGGCAGAGCTGCGGAGCTGGATCGAAAAGCTTCAGGTTCGACTGCAGGTGTGCGGCTCAGATTCTCCTCAGCAGCTGCAGGCTGTTCTCGAGTCGCTGGTGGTGAAGAAACAGAGTCTGTGCGAGATGCTGCAGTCCTGGAACAGCAG ACTTCAGGATTTGTTCCAGCAGGAGAAAGGCAAGAAGCGCTTGTCTGTACCCCCCAGCCCAGGCAGACACAGGCCAAACACCACTGACGACAGCAAG AGTGCTGTGGAGTCCTCCCCTCGTAACCCATCACCGGTGGTACAAAATGGTGAGAAAG AGGACCGTCACCTCAGTACGCTGTCCTCCTCCACTGTTTCCTCCTTGCTGCCATCACCAGGAGATCCTGGAGCCGAGCCGGTCACACCTGTCCCCTCCTTTATCGAGCAGGACTCTGTCAGCATGTCAGAAG ACGTCTTTGACGGACACCTGCTGGGCTCCACTGACAGCCAGGTGAAGGAGAAATCCACCATGAAAGCAATCCTCGCCAACTTCCTCCCTGGAAACAGCTACAATCCCATCCCTTTCCCATT TGATCCAGATAAGCACTACCTCATGTACGAACACGAGCGGGTTCCCATCGCAGTGTGCGAGAGAGAGCCAAGCTCCATCATCGCCTTCGCCCTCAG CTGCAAGGAGTACAAAACAGCACTGGATGATCTGTCTAAGGTATCGAACACAGGAGGGGATGAGACTTCACAGCCCAGCAG TGGTGGAGAGAGCCGGGTTAAGAGCAGCCCTGCCAGGCCCACCGAGACGAtgtcatcacagcagagtcGCAGCAGCACAGACACCGATTCTCTCA AAGAGGCCGACTCTgcagataagcagaagaaacagGCCCTAAATCCACACGTTGAGCTGC aGTTCTCCGATGCCAACGCCAAGTTCTACTGTCGGATCTACTACGCCAAGGAGTTTCACAAGATGCGAGAGGAGATCATGGAGAGCAGTGAGGATGATTTCGTCCGCTCGCTGTCCCACTGCGTTAACTGGCAGGCTCGTGGGGGGAAATCTGGAGCTGTGTTCTACGCAACAGAAG ATGACCGCTTCATCCTGAAGCAGATGCCCAGACTGGAGGTCCAGTCCTTCCTGGACTTTGCACCCCACTACTTTACCTACATCACAGGAGCTGTGCAGCAGAAA CGGCCGACGGCATTGGCGAAGATCCTGGGTGTGTACAGGATCGGCTACAAGAACTCTCAGAACAACACGGAGAAGAAGCTGGACCTGCTTGTTATGGAAAACCTGTTTTATGGACGCAAGATGGCTCAG GTATTCGACCTCAAAGGCTCGCTGAGAAACCGCAACGTGAAGACAGAATTGGGCAAGGAAAGCTGCGAGGTGGTCCTGCTGGACGAGAACTTGCTGAAGCTGATCCACGACAACCCGCTCTACATCCGCTCCCACTGCAAGTCCATCTTACGAGCTGCCATTCACAGCGACGCCTACTTCCTGTCTAGCCACCTCATCATCGACTACTCCCTGCTGGTTGGGCGGGACGACGCCACCGAGCAGCTGGTGGTTGGGATTATag ATTACATCAGGACGTTCACCTGGGACAAGAGACTGGAAATGGTTGTTAAATCCACTGGAATCCTCGGAGGTCAAG GGAAGATGCCCACTGTGGTTTCTCCGGAGCTGTACAGAGCTCGCTTCTGCGAAGCCATGGACAAATACTTCCTGATGGTCCCTGACCACTGGACTGGTCTGGGAACTAACTGCTGA